In Myxococcus stipitatus, the following are encoded in one genomic region:
- a CDS encoding alpha-2-macroglobulin family protein: MGSQSVVMTSPPRAWRAVGLFALLWVGSALTGCKKEGEPAASTPPAVAEAPGATPPVASGQDAGSAPSEVVVPIKPESLAPVIRTVGVEGSMPEGIVVELARSAKPEVNSAPPKTVYSLRPAVPGHLGWTSGSTVTFTPQAKSFAFDTEYTFSLDALETEAGVVKPPSEGAWSYKFTTPKFRFLRMRPMQVEAQKNQALVDLEFTGPVDANSLRARASFQVGGETVSSVTWRAVPGFRNIVNTVVTHPGIKPGAQVRFVLTSGLSSSVESKAVAPEADASFTVQSIKRLDITSIKRDEGATGFFLEVSCRDVGMEEILSPRVNDDYDSFYWDSRNRGCALDETSAESALSVSPPVKVSVVPSRRGFRIFGDFKRGTYTVRIADGASSVGGGTLLADFERSVSIPARKPQLSFATAGRYLPRAAWRNLPLQHLNLDGAELTVRNVPPENLVFWMSDDQRETADERTSNVVVKKTLSLKSPPDTLATTYVDVATLVPATTRGLVEVTVKKDGLEAASRILLTDLSLVAKRGGPAPGSSDRGEVWVWALGMESTDPVSGVEVSLVKKSGQSVVRCVTKGADGCVLRVPAAGADDSEPFALIARQGEELTYLKYSELGTEIANSDVQGEPYHSTEKAYRAAVWSDRGVYRPGDTAHLAAVLRATNDLAPPSGMPVDLVVLDPRERVLKAVQLKTNEAGLVALDQPFEAFQDTGRYRVTLSVAAREVASYGFNVEEFVPERMKVTAATESPGYLQGVEIPVAVEAAYLFGGSAEGSPVELNCRLLPSNFKPKENAQFTYGLWRQDGKEPRPVVLGQAKGALDAKGQAVLNCPGQAAMGGLRGAAKLSALASVFESGSGRSTVNEASVPVHPERYYVGLQASTTKVKAGTPFTVQGVVVDWDGKLAGASLAPASVDVEYVRLEEEYGYNYDEAEGYDRYQRYLRPMGEGRVTAKVSGGRFNVTVTPGADAAGYLVRVRSGNAQTDLELEGEGRYYWWGEGSRVDQTPRPLKPTSLDVAVPAQARVGQPFNVKVKAPYKGRMLFTVETDRVLTSEWKAVEPGEVTWSFTPKQFAPNVYVSTFLVKDPHLESPEAFMPDRAFGVASVTLEPVDYTQAVTMNVPKEVRSNDTLTVDLELGALEGPTYATVAVVDEGILSLTRFQSPDPIKQLFTKRALGVGTFETIGWTVLVPPGGNTRSTGGDAEGDASGRVQPVKPVALWSGVVQVPANGKLRVPFKLPQYRGAVRVMAVTAGAKRVGRASAQVLVRDPLVLQTTLPRFLTQNDEIQVPVFITNLSGKPQDVKVTLSAESLPVPGLELPSTGTSPLQLLGKSEGRARVADGKSTTFVFQARAVQSVGAARLSVVVEGGGYTSKETLDVPLSPSGPRERRVQRIELAQGVTDVSKHLQGWVPTTERSTLWVTTNPYAQSLQHLSYLARYPYGCVEQTTSSTRPLLFVSELVDNIDPTLTEGGTLADMVTSGINRVLSMQTPSGGFGYWPGAAEPVEWGTAYATHMLLDAQKQKYPVPQDRLDDALRYMGGVLNSYEGREVRAGAYVESAEAYMHYVLALSGKGRKARVQKLVEGLAERSKKRALESQEREEEYMLKAALWLAGDRRYEKELRNPDLSPVTDERKNSWSFYSDRRRRGFMLSTFQDLFGTDAAGEPLAAMVAESLQTHSSGWYTTQELVWGITGLGKRLKGVSTEFTPPVLTVDGKQVSAQQNKESRASDRTWALARASERKQLQLDVKSKDAGKLFLVLSSEGVRSDGQVRMGGQGLVLTRKYRKADGSELNLRSSPVALAELVYVELELKNTTGERVQNLALVDRLPAGWEIENARLGRGGSVDWVSGDSLWVADYVNIRDDRMEVFGALNAKESKKVIYAVRAVTAGSFTLPTVEVEAMYDPRIWAREAGGTVRVSGPWKDSLL, from the coding sequence ATGGGTTCGCAGTCCGTCGTCATGACTTCGCCACCTCGCGCATGGCGCGCGGTCGGGCTCTTTGCGCTGCTGTGGGTGGGCAGCGCGCTCACGGGCTGTAAGAAAGAGGGAGAGCCTGCGGCCTCGACTCCGCCGGCCGTCGCCGAGGCGCCTGGCGCCACCCCGCCCGTCGCCTCGGGGCAGGATGCGGGCAGCGCCCCCTCGGAGGTGGTGGTCCCCATCAAGCCGGAGTCCCTCGCCCCCGTCATCCGCACGGTGGGCGTCGAGGGCAGCATGCCCGAGGGAATCGTCGTCGAGCTGGCCCGCTCCGCGAAGCCCGAGGTCAACAGCGCACCGCCCAAGACGGTCTACTCGCTGAGGCCCGCTGTCCCCGGGCACCTGGGCTGGACGAGTGGGTCCACCGTCACCTTCACCCCCCAGGCAAAGAGCTTCGCCTTCGACACCGAGTACACCTTCTCCCTCGACGCGCTCGAGACCGAGGCCGGCGTGGTGAAGCCTCCCTCGGAGGGGGCATGGTCCTACAAGTTCACCACGCCCAAATTCCGCTTCCTGCGCATGCGCCCCATGCAGGTCGAAGCGCAGAAGAACCAGGCCCTGGTGGACCTCGAGTTCACCGGCCCCGTGGACGCGAACTCCCTGCGCGCTCGCGCGAGCTTCCAGGTCGGAGGAGAGACCGTCTCCTCCGTGACCTGGCGCGCCGTGCCCGGGTTCCGGAACATCGTCAACACCGTGGTGACCCATCCGGGCATCAAGCCGGGTGCGCAGGTCCGCTTCGTGCTCACCTCGGGCCTGTCCTCCTCGGTGGAGTCGAAGGCGGTCGCCCCCGAAGCGGACGCGTCCTTCACCGTGCAGAGCATCAAGCGCCTCGACATCACCAGCATCAAGCGTGACGAGGGCGCCACGGGGTTCTTCCTGGAGGTCTCCTGCCGCGACGTGGGCATGGAGGAGATCCTGAGCCCTCGGGTCAACGACGACTACGACTCGTTCTACTGGGACTCGCGCAACCGGGGCTGCGCGTTGGACGAGACGTCGGCTGAGTCGGCCCTCAGCGTGTCTCCTCCCGTCAAGGTGTCGGTGGTCCCCTCGCGGCGTGGCTTCCGCATCTTTGGTGACTTCAAGCGGGGCACGTACACGGTGCGCATCGCCGACGGCGCCTCGTCCGTGGGCGGCGGCACGCTGCTGGCGGACTTCGAGCGGAGCGTCTCCATCCCCGCGCGCAAGCCGCAGCTCTCGTTCGCCACGGCCGGCCGCTACCTGCCCCGCGCCGCGTGGCGGAACCTGCCGTTGCAGCACCTGAACCTCGACGGCGCGGAGCTCACCGTCCGCAACGTCCCGCCGGAGAACCTGGTCTTCTGGATGAGCGACGACCAGCGGGAGACCGCGGACGAGCGCACCTCCAACGTGGTGGTGAAGAAGACGCTGTCGCTCAAGTCGCCCCCGGACACCCTGGCCACCACCTACGTGGACGTGGCCACCCTGGTGCCCGCGACGACGCGGGGGCTCGTGGAGGTCACCGTGAAGAAGGACGGCCTCGAAGCCGCCTCGCGCATCCTCCTCACGGACCTGAGCCTCGTGGCCAAGCGCGGTGGCCCCGCGCCGGGCTCCTCGGACCGGGGCGAGGTGTGGGTGTGGGCGCTCGGCATGGAGAGCACCGACCCGGTGTCCGGCGTGGAGGTGTCTCTGGTGAAGAAGAGCGGGCAGTCGGTGGTCCGCTGCGTCACCAAGGGCGCGGATGGGTGTGTGCTCCGCGTGCCCGCGGCCGGTGCGGATGACAGCGAGCCCTTCGCCCTCATCGCGCGCCAGGGCGAGGAGCTGACGTACCTCAAGTACAGCGAGCTGGGGACGGAGATCGCCAACTCGGACGTGCAGGGCGAGCCGTACCACTCCACGGAGAAGGCCTACCGCGCCGCGGTCTGGTCGGACCGGGGCGTGTACCGGCCGGGGGACACCGCGCATCTGGCCGCGGTGCTGCGTGCCACGAATGACCTGGCGCCTCCCTCGGGCATGCCGGTGGACCTGGTGGTGCTGGACCCGCGCGAGCGCGTGCTGAAGGCGGTGCAGCTGAAGACGAACGAGGCGGGCCTCGTGGCGCTCGACCAACCGTTCGAGGCGTTCCAGGACACGGGCCGCTACCGGGTGACGTTGTCGGTGGCGGCCCGCGAGGTGGCCTCGTACGGCTTCAACGTGGAGGAGTTCGTCCCCGAGCGGATGAAGGTGACGGCGGCCACTGAATCCCCGGGCTACCTGCAGGGCGTGGAGATTCCCGTCGCGGTGGAGGCCGCCTACCTCTTCGGCGGCTCGGCGGAGGGTAGCCCCGTGGAGCTCAACTGCCGGCTGCTGCCGTCGAACTTCAAGCCGAAGGAGAACGCGCAGTTCACCTACGGCCTGTGGCGGCAGGACGGCAAGGAGCCTCGGCCCGTCGTGCTGGGGCAGGCCAAGGGCGCGCTCGATGCGAAGGGCCAGGCGGTGCTCAACTGCCCGGGCCAGGCGGCCATGGGTGGGCTGCGTGGCGCCGCGAAGCTCAGCGCGTTGGCCAGCGTCTTCGAGTCCGGCAGCGGTCGCTCCACGGTGAACGAGGCCAGCGTGCCGGTGCACCCGGAGCGCTACTACGTGGGCCTTCAGGCGAGCACCACGAAGGTGAAGGCGGGCACGCCCTTCACGGTGCAGGGCGTGGTGGTGGACTGGGACGGCAAGCTCGCGGGGGCGTCGCTGGCGCCCGCGTCCGTGGACGTGGAGTACGTCCGGCTGGAGGAGGAGTACGGCTACAACTACGACGAGGCGGAGGGCTATGACCGCTATCAGCGCTACCTTCGTCCGATGGGCGAGGGCCGCGTCACCGCGAAGGTGTCGGGGGGCCGCTTCAACGTCACCGTGACGCCCGGCGCGGACGCCGCGGGTTACCTGGTGCGCGTGCGCTCCGGCAATGCGCAGACGGACCTCGAACTGGAGGGGGAGGGCCGCTACTACTGGTGGGGCGAGGGCTCGCGCGTGGACCAGACGCCGCGTCCGCTCAAGCCCACGTCGTTGGATGTCGCAGTCCCGGCGCAGGCCCGCGTGGGCCAGCCCTTCAACGTGAAGGTCAAGGCTCCCTACAAGGGCCGGATGCTCTTCACCGTGGAGACGGACCGCGTCCTCACCAGCGAGTGGAAGGCGGTGGAGCCGGGCGAGGTGACGTGGAGCTTCACGCCCAAGCAGTTCGCCCCGAACGTCTACGTGAGCACCTTCCTCGTGAAGGACCCGCACCTGGAGTCCCCCGAGGCGTTCATGCCGGACCGCGCGTTCGGCGTGGCCAGCGTGACGCTGGAGCCGGTGGACTACACGCAGGCGGTGACGATGAACGTGCCCAAGGAGGTCCGCTCAAACGACACGCTCACGGTGGACCTGGAGTTGGGCGCGCTGGAGGGGCCCACCTACGCGACGGTGGCGGTGGTGGACGAGGGCATCCTCTCCCTCACGCGCTTCCAGAGCCCGGACCCCATCAAGCAGCTCTTCACCAAGCGGGCCCTGGGCGTGGGCACCTTCGAGACCATCGGCTGGACGGTGCTGGTGCCTCCGGGCGGCAACACGCGCTCCACGGGTGGTGACGCGGAGGGAGACGCGAGCGGCCGCGTGCAGCCCGTCAAGCCGGTGGCGCTGTGGAGCGGCGTGGTGCAGGTGCCGGCCAACGGCAAGCTGCGCGTGCCCTTCAAGCTGCCGCAGTACCGCGGCGCCGTGCGAGTCATGGCGGTGACGGCGGGGGCCAAGCGCGTGGGACGCGCGAGCGCGCAGGTGCTCGTGAGAGACCCGCTGGTGCTTCAGACGACGCTGCCGCGCTTCCTCACGCAGAACGATGAAATCCAGGTGCCCGTCTTCATCACCAACCTGTCCGGCAAGCCGCAGGACGTGAAGGTGACGCTGAGCGCGGAGTCGCTCCCGGTGCCGGGCCTCGAGTTGCCCTCCACGGGCACGTCGCCGTTGCAGTTGCTGGGCAAGAGCGAGGGCCGGGCGCGGGTGGCGGATGGCAAGTCCACGACCTTCGTGTTCCAGGCGCGCGCGGTGCAGTCGGTGGGCGCCGCGCGGTTGAGCGTCGTGGTGGAGGGCGGTGGGTACACGTCGAAGGAGACGTTGGACGTGCCGCTGTCACCCTCGGGGCCGCGCGAGCGGCGCGTGCAGCGCATCGAGCTGGCGCAAGGCGTGACGGATGTCTCGAAGCATCTCCAGGGGTGGGTGCCGACGACCGAGCGCTCCACGTTGTGGGTGACGACGAATCCGTATGCGCAGTCGCTCCAGCACCTCTCGTATCTGGCGCGCTACCCCTATGGCTGCGTCGAGCAGACGACGTCGTCGACGCGCCCGCTGCTCTTCGTGTCCGAGCTGGTGGACAACATCGACCCCACGCTCACGGAAGGGGGCACGCTGGCGGACATGGTGACCTCGGGCATCAACCGGGTGTTGTCCATGCAGACGCCGTCGGGAGGCTTCGGCTACTGGCCGGGAGCGGCCGAGCCGGTGGAGTGGGGCACCGCGTACGCGACGCACATGTTGCTGGACGCGCAGAAGCAGAAGTACCCCGTGCCGCAGGACCGGCTGGACGACGCGCTCCGGTACATGGGCGGCGTGCTCAACAGCTACGAGGGGCGGGAGGTCCGCGCGGGCGCCTACGTCGAGAGCGCGGAGGCGTACATGCACTACGTGCTGGCGCTGTCGGGCAAGGGCCGCAAGGCGCGGGTGCAGAAGCTGGTGGAGGGGCTGGCGGAGCGGTCGAAGAAGCGGGCGCTGGAGAGCCAGGAGCGTGAAGAGGAGTACATGCTCAAGGCCGCGCTGTGGCTCGCGGGAGACCGCCGCTATGAGAAGGAGCTGCGCAACCCGGACCTGTCGCCCGTCACCGACGAGCGCAAGAACTCCTGGTCCTTCTACTCGGACCGTCGCCGTCGCGGCTTCATGCTGAGCACGTTCCAGGACCTCTTCGGCACCGACGCCGCGGGAGAGCCCCTGGCGGCCATGGTGGCCGAGTCGCTCCAGACGCACTCGAGTGGCTGGTACACGACGCAGGAGCTGGTCTGGGGCATCACCGGCCTGGGCAAGCGGCTGAAGGGCGTGTCCACGGAGTTCACCCCGCCGGTGTTGACGGTGGATGGCAAGCAGGTGTCGGCCCAGCAGAACAAGGAGTCGCGTGCGTCGGACCGCACGTGGGCGCTGGCTCGGGCCAGCGAGCGCAAGCAGCTCCAGCTCGACGTGAAGTCCAAGGACGCGGGCAAGCTGTTCCTCGTGCTGAGCAGCGAGGGTGTGCGCTCGGACGGACAGGTGCGCATGGGCGGCCAGGGACTGGTGCTGACGCGCAAGTACCGCAAGGCGGATGGCTCGGAGCTGAACCTGAGGTCGTCGCCGGTGGCGTTGGCGGAGCTCGTCTACGTGGAGCTGGAGCTGAAGAACACCACGGGTGAGCGGGTGCAGAACCTCGCGCTGGTGGACCGGTTGCCGGCGGGCTGGGAAATCGAGAACGCGCGGTTGGGGCGCGGAGGCTCGGTGGACTGGGTGTCCGGGGATTCGTTGTGGGTGGCGGACTACGTGAACATCCGCGACGACCGGATGGAGGTCTTCGGCGCGCTCAACGCGAAGGAGTCGAAGAAGGTCATCTACGCGGTGCGCGCGGTGACGGCGGGTTCCTTCACGCTCCCGACGGTGGAGGTCGAGGCCATGTATGACCCGCGCATCTGGGCGCGCGAGGCGGGCGGCACGGTGCGAGTGTCCGGCCCGTGGAAGGACAGCCTGCTCTGA